In the Brachyhypopomus gauderio isolate BG-103 chromosome 4, BGAUD_0.2, whole genome shotgun sequence genome, one interval contains:
- the LOC143511714 gene encoding uncharacterized protein LOC143511714: protein MAGVGLFPCSECGMFSLDPFATDSNSDSICQRCKLVNSLVAKVESLERRVHSLLRDRETGSVVGVDAPGRTSASATPAIEPSQRGEWVTSRRRSRRARAAATANASASPPEHHSPVHVSNRFAPLSVTPAEETLVIGDSIVRHVKVAVAVGAPAVTVSCLPGARAPDISGNLRLLAHRRFSRIVIHVGANDIRLRQSEVTKANVKEVVKLAQTMSDAVICSGPIPMRRGDEQYSRLTSLNRWMSKWCSENQVGFINNWEEFEGKPGLLGRDGVHPTRDGAALLSCSIAHSLLASRQSSTRSC, encoded by the coding sequence atggctggcgttggtttgttcccgtgttcggagtgtggcatgtttagtctagaccctttcgccactgatagtaatagtgatagtatttgtcagaggtgcaaactagtaaattctctcgtggcgaaagtggaaagtttagagcgacgcgtccactcattattgagggatagagagacagggtctgtagtaggtgtggacgcgccagggagaactagcgcctccgcgactccggcgatagagccctcacagcggggcgaatgggtgacgtctcggcggcgtagtcggagagcgagggctgcagctaccgctaacgccagcgctagcccaccagagcaccactccccggttcacgtgtccaacaggtttgccccgctcagtgttacacccgctgaggagactctggtcataggagactctatagtccgacacgtgaaagtagctgtagctgtaggggcaccagcggttacagtcagctgtttaccgggagccagagcgccggacattagtggcaaccttagattgttagctcataggaggttttctaggatagtgattcatgtaggggccaacgatatacgtctgcggcagtcagaggtgactaaggctaatgttaaagaggtggttaaattagcccagacgatgtccgatgccgtaatctgctctggccccatcccaatgcggcgcggtgatgagcagtacagcaggctcacgtcgctaaaccgctggatgtccaagtggtgttcagaaaatcaagtgggctttattaataattgggaagagttcgagggcaagcctggtcttttaggcagggacggtgtccaccccacccgggatggcgctgccctgttatcttgcagcatagcccatagcctgttagctagtcggcagagtagcactaggagctgctga
- the LOC143511713 gene encoding uncharacterized protein LOC143511713: MRNMCFILWIGFSFIFKYCCGIQATDVQQKQRYDQNYTLQLTPCPEITAQQGNDVTLCCKVSLLPEFSTVWWEREGAPTANTTLFYNNTAFLLLHTVTHDSQGKYLCNLIYKGKMLTKAAQMLDVSKYSTQKKNILYRESSNHSDLLLICKSKKLYDRIMWIWHSEETNVVMIAAEEGREPNVTGPIAPGQHTTMLYNGQQFNFHISPVKFIYNGTYKCVVNDKTIYSTSVLHTLRVSAEPPGGVFRNRPVVLTCEVSEVTDHVTLAWLSMEGGRGVLVKQEVLTKSSSKTLSITVDSVSEEKHLWQCAVFTGKNLSALVPITLTAPTQTPSSGKPNHTAVLHKEGDGRVAEDTGVRTAVVVSCGVTVCVVVVVGILFFFCHKQSPADIPSMTEMTSTDAVRVAMVKPQEEDELHYASVTVVGLCHGTNAESSNSEMPSATDTTIYSTVNIS, from the exons ATGAGAAACATGTGCTTTATACTGTGGATTGGCTTTAGTTTTATATTTAAATACTGCTGTGGAATTCAAGCTACAG ATGTGCAACAGAAGCAACGTTATGACCAGAATTACACACTCCAGCTCACACCATGCCCAGAGATCACAG CCCAGCAAGGAAATGACGTCACACTGTGCTGTAAGGTGTCCCTCCTCCCAGAATTCTCCACAgtgtggtgggagagagagggagctccCACTGCAAACACCACCCTGTTCTACAACAACACCGCCTTCctcctcttacacactgtcaccCATGACAGTCAGGGGAAATACCTCTGCAATTTAATATACAAGGGGAAGATGTTGACGAAGGCAGCCCAAATGCTGGATGTGTCCAAAT ATTCAACCCAGAAAAAGAATATACTATACAGAGAGAGCTCTAACCACAGTGACTTGTTGCTCATCTGTAAGTCCAAAAAGCTTTACGACCGAATTATGTGGATCTGGCATTCAGAGGAGACCAACGTTGTCATGATAGCAGCTGAGGAAGGGAGAGAACCCAATGTAACCGGACCCATAGCGCCAGGGCAACATACAACTATGCTTTACAATGGCCAGCAGTTCAATTTTCATATTTCACCTgtgaagttcatttacaatGGCACATATAAATGTGTGGTGAATGATAAAACCATTTATTCCACTTCAGTACTTCACACATTAAGAG TCTCTGCAGAGCCCCCTGGTGGTGTGTTCAGGAATCGCCCCGTGGTTCTGACCTGCGAGGTGTCTGAGGTGACTGACCATGTGACCCTGGCCTGGCTGAGTATGGAGGGGGGCAGGGGAGTGCTGGTCAAACAGGAAGTCCTGACAAAAAGCAGCAGCAAGACCCTCAGTATAACTGTGGACAGCGTCAGtgaggagaaacacctgtggcAGTGTGCTGTGTTTACTGGGAAGAACCTCAGTGCGCTGGTGCCCATAACACTCACAGCACCAACACAAACGCCTTCATCAGGGAAGCCAAACCACACTGCAGTTCTCCACAAAGAGG GAGACGGCAGAGTGGCAGAAGACACAGGGGTGCGTACTGCAGTGGTGGTGTCCTGCggtgtgaccgtgtgtgtggtggtggtggtgggaatcctcttcttcttctgtcaCAAACAATCACCTGCTG ATATACCATCTATGACAGAGATGACATCCACAG ATGCTGTtcgtgttgccatggtaaaaccccAGGAGGAAGATGAACTCCACTACGCCTCAGTTACTGTAGTGGGCCTGTGTCATG GGACCAATGCAGAGTCCTCAAACAGCGAG ATGCCCAGTGCCACCGACACCACAATCTATTCGACTGTCAACATCAGCTGA